aagaatattatgcctccgttttagaaagccgatcacagcagctatcacatatcacctagccaaagctacggccccaataaacactgtacaacatgaggtattagaggatgtcctctcatcttggagactaattttttttttacttttgtaaaaataatttctcatccaatgatagaactaacaaaacaaaaaaaaacattgctttggcagaggcatagtagtatgcctctgccacactacaatgtttttttttgttttgttcaagttcatcagtgcaatacacattttgtgaaaaaaatcgtgccagagaatcgtgatctcaattctaagcaaaaaaatcgtgattcacattttttccagaatcgtgcagccctaatccAGACCACAGTGTAATAATGACAGGGTTCATAACAACACATCTGCTACACAGCCTCCACATGATCTGTatacagacagaggagggaactACACCACCACTAAAGACACTCACTACAGTCAGAGAAGAacaatgtctgtctgttcttatgattcacagtcaggtcgtcaatcacagtgtcaatgttcagtggaactatttctattgtgaaacactgaaaatgtaaaatcactttccttctgagctttgatggtgagtgatgtcacccaaagatgtctgtgattggtcaggactTAAACTAATGTAACCACTACaaaaaagctgatgtcagacaggttggattaataatacaattacagttcagtctgagcagcctatatgaagatcactgtgtctgataaactacatcaggtcaggtgatccTACCTGTTCTCAGAATGTCCTTCAAATCCTCCACATACGTCTTCAGCTGCTCTGGACACATCAGAGTAAAAACGGTCTTATAGCGTTCGCTTAAATCTTTACCAGCTTCCCATCTCAGTGTGATGTTGACAGCCTCAGGTCTTAGAGCGAtccatgtaaatgtatttggaTCCAATTCCAAGaggtcttctccatcataaccaaacCGAGCGAAACCTTTGAGCACAtcagtctcatcatcccactcacagcccTCCACCGTctgtaaaacatggacacctgagacagagacagagactgtaattaacactgattcacagatgaaacatttcATGCGATCATGAATCAGATTATTATCAgtagtttgtgtttaacagcttcagcaacaagtctaactagcagctgattaatgttgacatgatgaatgacaggtagtggctggaccactgaagacaaactgatatgatggtttactttacatgaatctctatttcaggttatgtgtaaaatgatgttagagtttgaactgatgggtatcttgaggccctgggtcactttacaactaagatgcagaacagtaaaaagttaaacaggctataacatgttacatactgtaccttcACTTTCAATGAAGAGACTCATCAAACTGCTTGTGTAGGCTTTGAGGGAGTTTGGCAGAACCTGGAAACACCGATGTCTGTAAGACTCCAACCGCTCAGGAGACTTCATGAAGAATAAGTTAGCAATGTCATGTTTCACGTCCATctttttgttgctgtcacaGTACACCATCAGAAGTTCATCAACTTCTACTGTCGCCACAATTTCTGGGATGTTTGGGATTCCAGTTGATGCAGTTATGAAATGCTTCAGGGagtgtagcactgcaggacaaacaaaggaGCTTATTAAGTACACTAATCATAAATAATGTGCAGGACAAACAGCTTCCAAtcagtatgaacacacactcatcatcaccactcAGAAACATGATGAGTCAGTGTGATTCAGTTAAAACAGTCTGATCGAGTTGAAACAAAAGTGAAACCAAACTTGGAGCAAAGGAGTCGAGTGGaatttaaaggtttaaaatgtgatcttacctggtgatgaaacgtgacagaagagaagcaacaacaataacgttctcatcttgatttgatgaagacgagtgagtgaaggaccgagctggatcagctgtttcctgttggtCATCCTGGCACAGGGAAGTGAGAGTGTTTCTGTCCTAAGAAGAAAGATAGTCCAGACCGCCTCCAAGTGATCCAGTCCTCATCAACCCCCCTCACATTAAGTAACATATTAACAGTGTCATCAGCTTTCGAACTCCCtcacttccttccttttttcaaatatctacagtgattaaaaataaaaacagacaaaagaacCTTGAGTCAGAGATTGGGTCAgactgaaaatgtttgttttctctctgcgtTCAAGTGAGCAACACTTAACGGTAAGACATTGTCGATTCATGCTGGTATCTTTAAAAAGTGAATTAGTTTTAAATCGGTCACAATGGGTGGCAGCTGTCGATCAGGGTTAGAGCCAGCGTCTCATTTCAGAAGGTTGGTGGTTCGaccccctggtctgcatgttgaagtgtcctttggcaagatactgaaccccaaactgctcctgatgtgctggttggcaccttgcatggcagccaccacaatcagtgtgtgaatgtgtgtataaATCACtctaagtcactttggacaaaagcgtctgataaatgccctaaaaatATAAATCACCCTCATGAATGAACCATACATCAATAACTGtataattttacacattaaccaTGATGATAAAGATACAGAAAAATAGAGATTcatgacaaaacaacagcacGCTGTCATTATTTTAGAGACTCCTCAGGACACACCTGGGTTTTGTGGTTAAACTGTGTGATGGTAGAATCAGCTGGATTGAGACACTTTTTGGTGAATGATTCTAAAGACCATCTAAACCCTCAGTGGGTCATTTAAcctctcacacagacagagtaTGTGTTCCAGATCAGAAGACGACCTCTGTCAGTCCcacatcagctgtttgtgttaGTGTTAAACTGCTTGACCTCATTCGACTGGACACAAGTGTTACACCCTGTTCAGCAACATCAGTACAttccagatgtttttattcagtGAGCCAGTTATCAACAGGTCAGAAAGACTCTTTCTATAGAATTATGGTGCAATTACCATGGAGATGTTAGTGAAGGATGAGCAGCAAACAGTCAgcaatcacacagaaacaggtgatATTGATCATTTATAGTATTATTATAgtaatattcaataattttctCTCAGGGTTCCTCAGTGTTTAGGTCATTTCTGTTATTGTTGCTTGTACATTTCATCTGTGTAAACCGTCAGCTCAGAGCTTTTGACAGTATTAGCCTCACaatgttgcatttaaaaaatctaaaatcaaaaaagttcTTTTTAACTAAATTTACATGCAACCGATTTATCTGACTTGTATTTGaattgttgatattttttagttgttttgtaCGCCTGCAGGACACATATGACTTGCAGACGTTGGCCTGGTGAATAGAGCGTCTTTCCATACATACATAATTTAGTGTTCGATTTTAATGAAGAAACACCCAAATGATGtgcacatttgtttatttgctgcTGGTATTCAAATAGTATCCAGAGATGATGATTATTGGCAAACTTTACAGGGCTCATGGTGAGAGTTAACAATTCTTTAAAAAGTCTGTAAATGAAGTGGAAATACAGATTTTAGGATTTAGGAACAAAATTTAttctgtttaaaataaaaacatttagatttaaacttTAGTATGGAGTGTCCTTTGATGTTCTTTGATGCCACCTGCCATTCTTTGATGTTCTAAAATGTTCTAGAACGTTCTAGAATGTTCCAACACTACGCAGTACTCGGTGGTTATAGCTGTGAACATTTTACAGGACTATTTCTAACAAACTCAGAGACATGAGGAGCAACAAGTAGCTGAGCCAAGCTAGCagcagccaagaggagcagctggaagacACAAGAGTGGACGAGTTGCACGATTTACATGGAAAATTAGAAAGATCACAACAGACATTGAAATAAGTCATAGAGTGTCGTCAGACTGAAAGAGAGAATTTGATTCACAGGGAAAAGAGACTTCTTGAAAAAGTCCAACAGCTTGAACGACTGATTCAGGAGAACAAGGATAAACTCAGACTGGAGTTGATGGCTCAATCCAACATTGGTTTACAGCTCAAGAGCACGTTCAGCTGCTATGACGGACTGCTTCACCTCTATGACTCAGACAACCAGGAGACTGCAGAGCTCAAAGCTGAATGTGTCCACCTGAAAGACATCGTCAAGGACGACGATGAGACGATTGAGGAGGAATTACAGGCCATGGTGAGCGAGAGCAGAACCCTGACTGCAGACCTGAAAAAACTTGAGAGGTTTGATGAGTCGATGATTTTGTTGAAGGAGAGTCTGGTGATGAGACTTAGAGCTCTGatagcagaggaggagcagagagtcgCTGAAGACGAGAACACAACGATACATGTCCTTCAATCAGAAACACAGCCGGTGAGAAGAACCAGTAGTTTGAGATCACTGTGGAAAAGATTCACCGAGCTCTTCAAAACCTgacgagtggaggacagtgcCTCTGATGATGCTGTCGCAGCTGATAACTACGACTCAGTGGTTGTAATTGTCACCTTAGTGGAGCGAGCATGTTCTCTGGGTTTCTGTGCGGGTTTTCTCTGGCTGTTCCAGTTCACCCAACTAGCATTTGCACCGACCATTTCCTTCTTCATTGTCTACCCCTCCTTCAACTACTCCAGTAGCTGGAGCAAGAACATGGTGCCAATTCCGCTCTTTACAGAACAGCATCTTGTTTCTTTTAGGATGACCAACTATCTCCCTCGTCCAATCAGATTTTCTAAAGAGTCAACTGAGAGgatgtagtttctgggctctcttcatcaaaggtgttggtgtgtagtttgatgataaaagaactCTGTGGAGGCCAGGCTGGGGGGAATGAtaaagcaatctttattgaaacagatctcaagccagCGTCCAAACCAGATGCGTCCCACCCTCTggtgttctcaaatctatggcaaagcAATGCCATAATGCTTCGCCCTCTGCCCTTTCAGAAATCCTATCGAGCCTCTGATCTTAAGAAATCTATCAATTACCACCTAAACTTCTCTACCCCCATGGGCCTTTTTCTTCGAAGTGGTAACTTtggtgggttgagggtccatctgtCCAATCGGCTAGAAAAGGTGTTGGtctatctccctgctcatctcacaTAAATGACTGAATCTGTTACTGTCACTCCTTTGGTCTTGTATCCCAAAATTATCTAAGTGAGGGGTCAAACTCTGTTTTAGTCCTCTATAGTGGACTTGTcttctgctgacctttgacACACATACAGCTGAATACTGACTCCAAGGTCCCTTGGAGCTGTTAGCCCCACCGTCTACATCCCTTAACTCACACAAGGTGGAGGAACAGGGTAATTTTAAACTGAGTTGAGTTAgagatcagaatgtgttgcagttcAGATACCTCAAGGAAAAATTATATTCTTTAAATTTTTGAAGttattctaaaaatgtaaagtgtaaaAGTATTTATTATGTAAACATATTGTGAAGTAAACATGGTGCTGGTAGGTGTGGCTTGTCTACACAGACATACCCAAAAATAGCTCCACAACTATCAGGTGAATTTACATGATCTTGGTCTCAGTGGATAGTTAAGATCTCAGAGAATGTGTCCCCATGTACATTTGTATCACCACCTATAACTTATTCTACATCAGACCGTAGATAACACCATGATAACAATGATCCTTTGCACAGAGATgccactgaaatcattcagcagcttcTCGACTTCAACTGAAGCAAAGTAGACAGAAATACCACAGAGCACATATATTCTACAAAGgtttcagtttggacagaaccagtcaAACCTGGATTCCTTAAAGTACCCAGTGTGTgagagatatttattttatccacttTAAAGGGAATCAGGCTCCACAATACAAGTGTCACAGCCCTGTTTGTAGTACTGTATATAATACCACTAAACAGCCAttagatggcagcaaagacatgtatgaaatagaggctgagagtttcacagctgcccgacccaaagctctggtatttgatgacctgggaatgagactcaactatcaactatgtttctccagaatcacgtgCTGCATGTTTGCAAGTGGGCAGAACTCTAACTGGGGAaaaaacatgtgacatcacatatTTCCATGCACCTATCAGGAACAGGCTACAGGTTTTGGGTTGCTTGGTTGCTGTTAATCATGTAACGTGCTGCTActaattaacaatattaattaaCATTGGTTGAGATGAAGCAGACAGATTTCTAAGTATTACCATGTAGATGTTAGTGAAGGATGAACAGCAAACAGTCAggaatcacacagaaacaggtgatATTGATTATTTAGAGTATCATATAGAAACACTTTATCATTTTCTCTCAGGGTTCCTCTGTGTTTAAGTCAtttctattattgttgtattttgcttgtatatttaatttgtgttaaccATCAGCTCAGATCACtactgtgaataaacatgtttcaacatgtatCTCAGTCTGAGtctctcagtctcagtttgtttctctttctttctaaacGTATCTTATGACCTCCTCACAGGTGAAGCGTTACaggacatcagtcagtcagctgtttagttgtcagaGGGCTCCTTTAACAGAGATACTGGCTCTCTGTTTAATCTCTAACTTCagtgttcatgctaagctaagctaaccttgtctgggagctaactctgctcagagttCACATTGATATCAATCTCCTCATTCAAATCCTCTGTGAGGATACTGAATGTTCAGGTAATATATTGAAGTGTCGTCACAAATGAGCATGTGGaccaaacttgttaaaatgtgaggattttattgaaaagacaaacatcagcacaaaaacaaagaacaacacatttgagtttaacattcattcatattcatcaATGTAAAGTAATTTACATATTTAGTCTCATAAGTTCATAGTTGTAAATTTGTCGATATACATCTCCCACTCTGCTCACTGCTCATACGAGATACGCACTGGCTCCATGATAAACcaaactccatattctccatctaTAGAGTGGTGCAGCAATAAACTATTTTTGGaggctaaccctgaagttagcatcacaCTGGTTCCCTCCACAAGAAGtctaaggttttttttattttttttattggattttagaATATTGccaaaaataatctctgtgacaaacacaagtttatgattcttacatattttgttcatcaagataatcttcacagatgaaaacacacaatttttGAAGTGTAAATTAAATCTTGATgcgtaaaaagctaatgttaggctgtaaacagatgacatcatggtcacatgacttaaacgtcaccactGCTTAATGTCTCACTACAAatttaatatatacattttctataaactgatcaatgtacaagttgcaAAGTTAGAGTTAGGATAGTTTGTAACTACAGTCTGGTCACATGCTGTCCCCTGATTGTTTTGAGAATGAATCcgacagaaaacaacaattaatgcaacaaccaatcagagtcatagaacatagaacagtcatttttatacattacttataatgcaagaAGCATTTCTGTCTTTTAGTTCTGCAATGCtaaataaagtgtcaccaggagagtcactgagtgtgtttgtcatccAGGTCTCTAGATTCAGTCGCTTAGGGAGCTCAACACTGTTGTCAGGAGTTgctaaacaataaatacaggaaacagtgttgaaaaggttcatctgcacaataatgtgaaacatttttaaagatggagggctgatggctgaaatcagaacaagacaaataatttcagtcacagttgtaaatgccagattatctttagtcactttattcctctcttctactcactctgactgagtatctgtttatactcagtctgtttagtgctgactgtatttactttctctgatCCTCTGAATAATTGAAATCAACTcaaagactgaaatcaaagtagtgaaatctttcctttttctctctcacctttcttctttttgtaaacgatgaatccagcagcaccgatgagaatgagagcaagaacaaccactgcagcagtgacgaggacggtcatgttactgggcttcactgttgaatacaataagagtttattattactgtttttgttgttgttcccatGCACTCCCCTTCAGCACCCTCTGATCTCACACTTACCCcagttggttctgatccgatctttctccagtttggtgatgatgtcctccttcacaccagagatctgaaacacacagtcgtacctcgtccagtcttcaggtgtgactgatgaaagttcaggtcaacactcatctggaaggttccatcatggttggggaggatctctccgtggtccacctcctcatgaagctcctctccatctttcctccagacaagtgaggctctgtgagggtagaaacctgtagcgaggcagctgactggagaggagggagtcttctggaggagagacactgagggaagatctggagagtaaagagagagatattaaagaggagagaggaaaagaaacaaggtaaaagaaagatgaagaaattaCATTTGGAATCAATAACAGAAGGTGTGAAAGTGCTTTCAAGCAAATGTTGAACAAATGCATTTTGTTCCTTAAGAAACATCTGCAAACCTTTTGAAATATCAAAAATGATGCATCATATACATCCTTTTTTACTTACTAGCAGACTTCATCTGCACTATTTTGTTACAATACTATGTTTGTTGgcacatcactgctgcaaaCTCTTGATCAGGAGAATAGTGTGAAACCAGCAGCATCATGTGAATCATGTTGACCGTGTGCTTATGACATTTTGCAATAGCGTCTGTCAGTCGACTAAAATTTGGCTACCAAcagttagtcagaactgaagaaggatgtgaagtgaaacatcttcaagaaaattaaacaagtccagttgccctaggtgatcctacctgttctcagcagaaagcTCCTCCCATTCTTCACATATATCTTCAGGTTCTCTGGAAAAATCagtcttcatttttttccctaaatcttCTTGGCTGTTTAGTAACATTGTGGCAATGACAGCCTCAGGTCTTAGAGCGATCCATGTAAATGTATTCGGATCAAATTCCTCAaagtcttctccatcataaccataCTTTACgaaacctttgacctcttcagtctcatcatcccactcacagcctCCCACCACCTGTACAACATGgtcacctgagacagagacagagactgtaattaacactgattcacGGATTAAACATTCCGTGTAAGATGATCTTaaaaacattgtacattgtgtgatgactgctgtttttttagtCGTGTGGGTTCATGAATCAGATTGTTATCAgtagtttgtgtttaacagcttcagcaacaagtctaactagcagctgattaatgttgacatgatgaatgacaggtagtggctggaccactgaagacaaactgatatgatggtttactttacatgaatctctatttcaggttatgtgtaaaatgatgttagagtttgaactgattggtatcttgaggccctgggtcactttacaactaagatgcagaacagtaaaaagttaaacaggctataacatgttacatactgtaaCTTCACTTAGGTGGAAGACACTcatcaaactgtttgtgtaggaTTTGAAGTTTGGCAACAAATGGAGACATTCTTGTCTGTACCACTCAAACTGCTCAGGATACATCATGATGAATGATTTAACAATGTCATGTTTTAGATCCACGCTTTTATTGCTGTCACAGTACCCCACCAGAAGTTCATGCTTACCATCAAATGTCACTCACTTGAACTCAAAGACAGTTTCAGTCTGACCCAATCTCTGAATCACATCTGTTTTGATATTACCACAGTTGGTGTGGTCGGGTGTGTGGCCGGTTGTTTCTTAAGATAAGGACTTTGCCAAATAAACTGTAGTATTCAATGTTAATACTTTACTTAATGTGAGGGGTGTTGGTGAGGACTGGATCACTTGGAAGCAGTTTGGCTTATTTTTGTTCTCAGTACAGAAactctctttcctccctctgccAGGATAAACTAACAGTAAACAGTTGATCCAGCTCAGTCCTTCACTCAGtcgtcttcatcaaatcaagatgagaatGTTACTGTTGgtgcttctcttctgtcacgtttcatcaccaggtaagatcacattttaaatctttaaactctttaaacctCACTGTCAGCTCCAAATTCAGTTTCACTTCCAGTAGAGTAGTAGAAACTGTATTTTATGTGGGTCAGTGCAAAATGATGTGGGTCATCGTTTCCCAGACCATTAACATTTAGGACATTTAGCAGAGGCTTTTGTCCAAAGAGGCTTACAGTAactcatacactgatggtggtggctgccatgcaaggtgccaaccagcacatcaggagcagtttgaggttcagtatcttgcccagggacacttcgacatgcagaccaggggaatcaaaccagcggcCTTCCAGTAagaagacactggctctacccctgatccacagctgccccaaaAAAGGACTTATGACAACCCTGACTTTAGTAGTAGCAAATAGGGACAAACGGCAACAATTTAACGTTGCAACATTATGCATCCCAAAGACAATGAGATCAAAACATTGCCTGTCCAACATGAAACATATGGAGGACTAAacatgacataagtataaataaataaataaatgcataacttaatacataaataaatacataaataaatgaaacaataaataaatgcatgaataaatatattaataaatacaggaataaataaataaatgcataaataaataaatgtataaatagatgaataaataaataaatgctgaaataaatgtataaataaataaatacaagtataaataaaagaataaatgcgcAGTGATCGAATCGAGAGAAAATAGCACCAAGCGATTATGAGGTCTGACTTTTTCGTGGACAACGGTTTTGTAATGCAAATGAATCActcttttgaacacatttgttttgagaagaaaaaggctttattttcatgaccccaGACAACTTGCCGGACTACTTTCGTCAGCACCAAAACCGGGCAAAAACTCGGCGCACAGGACACCGTCGGGGgtaagtcagtgttgatgcacAGCACTGCAGGCGGAGATGCCATACAGATTCATataaaaaaacctgaactatccctttaataacgatgtatgcggctcagaacgatggctttaagtaaccatttgaacgcagtgcggaatgaaaaatacccgatggtaaccggtgtcacaaggtaacctggacgctgcgctacagcgagcagctaacagctaacataagagctaacaggggtctccacgccgctctcgggccgcttggcgtgaacaaatgcctcagcctgttccacccatgagttatttgagagtacagacattcacgacaaagatttGAGactgacaacatgcactttaggacgatttgtgctctgtagcgctcgtctagcagtggtttgcaagtcggctcgagagcggcgtggtgaccccctgttagctcttatgtttttcctggttagcggacatggctgaggacccctctctctccagactggattctcaaaccacaccaccagcacacctgagactctcgcaagttaaaatgaacgccagtcaaattcattactaaaccagagctacatgaacaaatgtcaacaactgcagctaacagtttgTTGtcggtagccagcaacattcatgtacagtgtacaggaatcagcgctgctagtaaggcagaagtagtagaccctcatcgagcacactcctgtaaccaatcatgctcttgactgaggttaggacctcctacgtcctcattaacatatggacacagaaatacagaaataaataaatgtaggtgaacagaaatacagaaataaataaatgcaggtgaacagaaatacagaaataaataaatgtaggtgaacagaaatacagcaataaataaatgcaggtgaacagaaatacagaaataaatgaatgtaggtgaacagaaatacagaaataaataaatgtaggtgaacagaaatgtagaaataaataaaaagcatgtattcttttatttatacttttatttatttactgatacatttatttcagcatttatttatttatacatttatttatttatacatttatttatttatgcatttatttatttattcctgtatttatttatatatttattcatgcatttatttatttatttatgcatttatttatttatgcatttatgcaggtttagtcctccatagaAACAACCAAAAGAGCTCAGTCTATAAAGGCGGGCAAAACTAAAACCTGTCTGTTACATCCTGATTCAGACTGAAACATATTTGCATTCTTGTTTGAATTAAGAGAGAACAACAGtctctgaaatgtattgatCAATCTGTACAGTCAACGACTTTCTCTGTCCTTAGGCCCTCAagtcaagtgaggaaaaacctGCTATATTGCAATAAACAGTGtgcattttaaagcattttattattgattcttctttctgtccttgtttttttctatgaaaTCATGAATGATACTATCAATGTTATATTGAACTATTTCCTGATTgcattaataatgataaatactACTACATTTAGTTTATGCAGCACTTTTCATGGTACTCAAAGACACTTTGCATGTTAAAAAGCAGAAGATGTTGTATTGAGAATCCCATGTGTCAAAATCGATTGTCTGAAATAATTTCCTAACTGTGATGAGTacaaactgttttgtttgtatttgttggaGCAGGGACTGAGCCTCAAcctttgtttgtcctgcagtaCTGCACTCCATGGAATACACCATAACTGCATCAACTGGAATCCCAAACATCCCAGAAATTATGGCAACAGTGCAAGTTGATGAACTTATGTTGTGTTACTGTGACACCAACAAAAGGATGGAAGTAAAGGACATTGCTAAATCATTCTTTACAGAGAATCCTGAGCAGTTGGAGTTGTACAGACAGAGATGTTTTCACTCTTTGCCAAACACCTTCAAAGACTTGACTAACAGTTTGATGAGTCTCTACAACcaaagtggaggtacagtatgtaacatgttaCAGCCTGTTTAACTATTTACTGTTCTGCGTCTTAG
Above is a window of Sparus aurata unplaced genomic scaffold, fSpaAur1.1, whole genome shotgun sequence DNA encoding:
- the LOC115577738 gene encoding BOLA class I histocompatibility antigen, alpha chain BL3-7-like is translated as MRTLLLLLLFCHVSSPVLHSLKHFITASTGIPNIPEIVATVEVDELLMVYCDSNKKMDVKHDIANLFFMKSPERLESYRHRCFQVLPNSLKAYTSSLMSLFIESEGVHVLQTVEGCEWDDETDVLKGFARFGYDGEDLLELDPNTFTWIALRPEAVNITLRWEAGKDLSERYKTVFTLMCPEQLKTYVEDLKDILRTELPSVSLLQKTPSSPVSCLATGFYPHRASLVWRKDGEELHEEVDHGEILPNHDGTFQMSVDLNLSSVTPEDWTRYDCVFQLSGVKEEIITKLEKDRIRTNWVKPSNMTVLVTAAVVVLALILIGAAGFIVYKKKKG